The DNA region tctcaatgacaagaataggatttaaaggcatcatgtgacgttttgaaatagatcccaacttttgacaattttcacaaatcttgcagaatgcatgtaagtccttgaacatggtgggctagtaaaatccactttgtaagatttttgcagttgtctttcttaatgagaaatgacccccacgtgccttaaaatgacaaaatttaatgatgttacttacctcattgctaggaatgcatcttcaaaatatttgatcaggacaatatttgaataaataagggtcatcctaataaaagttcttcacttcgttcaagaattttcttttgtcttgggtactctaatgagctggcaattatcctgaaataagaaaattaacaatattagcaaaccaaggcattgtagagacagaaaataaagattcatcaggaaagtagtcatcgattggtgtgatgttactataaagtgacatttttcccgattcagtacaagattcttctcttcacacctgttcaaaaccttttccaagttagttaaacaatcattaaatgaatcaccaaaaacagaaaaatcatccataaaaatctcaaggaaacattcaaccatatcattgaatatgctaagcatgcatttttgaaatgtggctagtgcattacataatccaaaaggcattctttgatatgcaaaagtaccgaATGGACAtatgaaagtagtcttctcttgatcttccaatgcaattttaatttggttgtaacctgaatagccatctagaaaacaataaaattcatgacctgcaactctttctaggatttgatccatgaaaggtaaatgatattttctagtcattgaattaagtttcctatagtcaatgcacaggCGCCAACCAATAATAGTCCGAGTtagaattaactcatttttctcatttgttatcacagtgactccagactttttgggtacaacttgggtaggacttacccatttgctgtcagaaatagaataaatgattccattatctagaagcttaatgacttcatttttcactacttctttcatattattaGGATTAAGACtttgttgcatttctctagaggtcTTAGCATTTTtctccaaataaatcatgtgtgtgcaaaccaaaggactaattccttttatatctactatggtccatcctaatgcatttttgtgcatttttagagtttgtaataacttaccttcttgataaacattaagtttgaaagagattattaccggaaaagtttcattttctcccaaaaataagtatttgagattgaatggtaatggcttcaaatcaGGTCTTGGTGGTtaaacacttgaaggtatggactcaattgatcgtggtggcaattcttgaatttgtggtctccaattacatgcctttgcttcttcctgaaaatagaccatttgcaactcatcaggttcatcaatctcagtttcactggaagtggttttgaaattgatcataaactaatttttcaataaagtccatttcttgtaaatcattattatcttcaggttgcttgcaaatgttaaaaatattcatctccaatgtcatgtttccaaatgatagcttcatcagttcattcctacaattaatcaatgcattagaagttgcaagaaacgaacgtcctaaaataacaggaattgatttttgagtgaaagtggtgatttgtcttttgaaagagttggttctatgagatggaaaaattttctttaaaaattgtagttacatttcatcccaagcacgaatggatcctgacctaagattttgtagccatgttttaactttatcttttaatgaaaaaggaaaaagctttaatctaatggtattcatggtacaatttaagtcattataggtgttacaaactttttcaaattctctcaaatccaagtatggattttctagatctaagccatgaaaagaaggtaaaagttgaataatgtctagcTTAAagttaaaatgagatgcatgaggagggaaaactatgcatgagggtgcacttgttcttatgggattcatgtggtctagttatcttcttcagccatattttctgaaaatgatgaggataccctacaaagtatatcacttaatgtacgtgaccaaacacttatgcacgtgtagaaagaaaataaaaggaagaagaaaacaaaacaaaaggaaacaaaacaaaacaaaagaaacaaagttagatacaagaaaagtgaaaagagaaaataaaataaatactataatttgtacaagaatttacctccccggcaatgacactaaaaacttgacatgaccaaaaaattgatgtcttctcccaagtgtaaaagtgtcgaagtaataaataacccggcaagaccggggttgagtcacagggaggttaattgtataaataatagacaataataatacaacaacaacaataacaataacaataacaatagtaatagtaatagtaatagtaataataaagaagaagaagaaaaaaaagttgatgagaactttgagatggaagattaatgtaaggattaaataattataaaaataaatgtcaaggttagaggatcaactaatggtatttcaaacaagtatagtataaactcttattattcaactggaaaccacacacaaaggaggttccgatcggatgatttgtcattaatagctcattataaattgttaacatgatcatattaattatcttatttaagtaacacaaaacttttaaatattattaggaattcatgatgttaacttatgttaacaacaaatcaagttcctttcataacacagatgtaggtaataccatacggttgggctaagcatttgttgtatcaagtgttatacaacacaaatctagattaaccatttaacaagcaaggtattaagaattagtaaaataaaaagataagacatgttaatattaaacattaaggtccattttaagtttacactatacttattcttacaccattagtgtaaccttttcaccttgacataataaacttagctaaacataatgaagaagagaaacataaataaacaaaataagaacataaataagatacaagttaactaagtaaaggaaaggaaatgaaaagcataaacaagatattaatgaaagcaaaacttaagaattacaaaaatatatatatatatatatatatatatataaaagagagcaagagaaagttcttgatctgaacaatcaagctcctaaatgcatggaaaatgcctacttttataggccaaaatttggaactattgatttgatgactaattgttgaatgggtggccacctcttgacttggtgaaaatccttatcttcttgtctaaataaaacgtcagtgctagcatcagaactagaaccacctatactcatgaaagttatagaaaattgtcttatctttctaggaaaaaaaaattgaggtcatttggacttctagaactcgagatatgagctagacactgaacaatgtctaggTTGTGAGATAAATTcaaacttctctgttgttgctataatttggacttgaaaacggcctttttaaatgtTAGACTCTCATGAAAgctgtaggcctatgtcttaccgaataTGTCCTAAAatttgaggttatttggacatgtagaactcgagatatcacccaattaccgaatagtgttccagtttggaccgcaccaacatctcttttctaagtttggccctctctttgtcctttcaatttcaatacttaaactcattaatcaatcatttcatttatgtgataggcctgcatttaagatgaacatttaccataaattaaaggtatcttatattattaggtatgttattataaaacatgctttaattaaggagttattaatacttcaagtgcaaaatgatgatataaaaccttgataaaaatgcacttttaagtactgaTCAGTAGCCAATATCAAGCAATTGCTTTAATGTCTACTTGGGGTAGTGGTGAACTTTCTTTCACTGCTAAATCCTATGATTTCCTGCGTTTCAAATGTGATCTGGTTCCTTGGGCTAAGATGGTATGGGAATCTTATTTCATGCCTAGATATAACTTCATTTTGTGGCTGGCGGTTATAGGCAAGCTACGAACTCGTGACAGGCTTCGCTTCTTGCAACTCGACcctttgtgtgttttttatcgGGTTGATAAAGAGTACCACAATCAACTATTTTTTAGCAATCCATGGACCTCTCTTCTTTAGAGGATAATAAAATCTTGGCTTCATCTGCACAAAAGAATGTCGACCATTAATAGTGTAATTCGTGGTCTTCCTTCTGGCAGAAGCAACACTACTAACAGAATGTGAAGAGTCTCCCTTGGTATTCTTATCTACTTGATttgggaagaaagaaacaagagaGTCTTTGATAACTCTTTCAATccagtcttttttgtttttcgcaAATTCCAGGTTCTGTTTTACCTGATTTTGCACTTTCATGAATAGTTTCTTATCATTCAAGATGGCTGCTAGTGTCTATTTGGTAGGTTCTTTCACTAGGTGCTCCTTCTAGTTTTGTCTAGCTTTGATTTATTTGGTGTGCTGGATGCTTATCCTGTGTGGTCTTATATGAGATATCTTTCTTTATTTGCTTTGAGAGCTGTCATCGTCTCTTTGCTACTGGGGATGGCCTTCTCAGATCGGGGAAGCTTGATTGTCTAGATGTTGTCCATTCTTTAGTAGTCTAGTTGTGATACTGTTCATCTACTTTTTTTGCTTGTCGATAGTTGTTGAGGCTATTGATGCTTGTATTGCTTTGGTGTTGTAGCtaagagctttttttttttttttttttggttgctaCTTTTGTCATTCtcactatttatatttttttgtgccATGTGTCAGGTTTGACACATTATCTTTGATTAGGTTCCTCATCTAACCATTGTCAACTAATTCTTTTAGCTTGATAGTGCTTTCACTTTTTGATTTTGGTGTTTTGTTCAAGGAGTATGTTCCCTCTTTTGTAAATCTTGTATATGAACTTGCTAGTTCTCCaaccttgtatattttttgaTCTGATATATTTACTTAcctttgatcaaaaaaaaaaggaaaacacccTAGAATCAGAACACTTCAAACCCCCTGcagaaaatacaaaacaaaaccaagaacATAAATCACAAATCAACCTGGCAAATCAAGTTGAAGACAAAGCAATGTAAAATAGGAAAAAAGACATTGAAAGGGTGACCAAGTTGTGAACATATAATGTTTTCTTGTGCTAAAAAGAAGTCTATAAACAACAAGCTAAAGGTGAGGAACCCACTAATTTGACTCTAATAGATAGtaaatttttttgcaaaaactCTATATAGCTTGTTGCCTAAATTACACCTAACCTTGCAAACAAAAAATGTCTTGCAATAACGAAAGTCATTCTAATAGTACAAAAGGTTTAACACAGCAAGAAGAAAATGTCCCAATACTTTACCAGCTACATTGcaaataagcaaaaaaacaacaaacaaatctcgtaaaaaatagcaaacaaatctcataaaaaaacaataaacctaTCTCGTAACTTCATCCAAAATGAGACAACATGCAACAAACATAGATCGACAACAAATCTAGATACTTTACAAAAATCAATCATACATCAAATATACTAACTGCTCAGGACATGGTAAGCAacttgatgatgagggcattgaatgcacagttgctcaaatctttcccaatactcggagAGTGTCTCCCTATGAGATTGTCGAATCTCGCACTTATGTTGGCAACTTGAGAGGCTGGGAAATACTTTTaaaggaaaatcttcttcatgtcATTCCAAGTCCTAATGGAACCTAGGAGAATATAGAAAAGCCATGCTTTTGTTGccctttttaaaaagaaagggaaagctttcaacttaacctaTTCTTTGTCAACTTCACGTCGTTTCATGCCAACGTAAACCATGTAGAACTCCTTGAGATAAGTAAGATGATATTCTCTGGCAAGTCCATTTAATATTGGCAGTAAGTGTATAAAACAAACTTGAGCTCAAAgttgacattgttttttatgtttatgcaCAATAGTTGATTCTTTATGTTAGGAGTAATAAGCTCCTTGAGTGTCTGTTGTCGTGCAACAACCATAGTGTTAACACGAGCTTCCTTTCGTAACCTGCAtaaagtgttttctattttgAGATCTACATGCACTTGTCTTTGGTTAGTTGAACGGGTTACAGGAATAAATagtcaagaaaactcaaaagaaaaaagtctTATAATAGAACACAAAAAtgcctaaaaaccctagaaaacaacAGAATTTGATCTCGATAAGGTGGGGCTAGTGGCTAAAAGCACTAGTCTTGTTCAGAACATCATTTTCATTCGGGAGAAGATAGGTCGTGGCttaattccaccaaaaaatatgttttgaacaATACATGTATCGTACCTGCATAGTACCGTAAGCAaaactgttttcttttctttttttttaataaaataaataacaatcatagaaaataacaattacaGCGCAAGAACTAAAATTATTTCCCTGGCAACGGCACCAAAATTTATTGCGATGTTGcggtcacacaaattaattaccctagcttaaataaacaagataatatattagtttaaatttttatgttatacGATATGCAATTTGAGGGGAATTGAGGTTATCTAGGCTATAACATAATTAAACAATcaagctaaattaaataaatcagaaaactatcaagagaacaaaccttgattTCAAGTAGATGTCCACCTATGGAAATCAAAACCGATCATTGAAACaatacatcaatttatattctaaacatttatattttcttaacattggttggTTAACAAATCCATCGTTTAACTAATCCTAACCACAAACAACCACAATGTCcgcactaataatttaattcatcggCAACCTTAtgaactagataagttgattaatctaGACGACATAATTGTCTGCGGtccatgtttgatttgattgaatgtttttcctaagattaataactCCGCCACAACTATTAATCTcaattgcttcacaagtttatacaccacaactctggttttgatagcaaacttagcaatagatcaTTTACAATAACAACTTAGAGTCTActctagtaattaaaataaacaattatagaaaataagcatagaaaaacaagcatgttcatcatataaactgaaaagaaaaggtaaaatacaTCTCACAGTTCTTAGAATCCAAAGAtttttgtgtccttgcaaccaagaaaaagagcttagccttgcatgtttattgaacaactaatcaaaaagaaagaagaatgcatgattttgggtttttggagGAAAGggtgtatttttttctctcttttctggCCGCCCCTCACTTACtttgtctctttctttttatttgatatgaaaCCATAATCTCCCTTTCCTACAAAATAGTCATTTTCTAAGtaaacaatttacatttaagtatttCAAtgactatttttctaaaaaagaagaaatggcCTTGCGTAAAAtcttcaaacttaattttgacTTGGAGGAGCTATATTGCTGAAATAAAGACTTATATGTTAGTTTGGATGCTTTGGGAAGTACTTTGAACTTGTTTCTTTATAAAACCTCTTTACTGGCAGAATTCATGtgtcatcttaaaaaaatcatatctcttTAATATGAGCTCTTTTTCTACAAAACTTTTGTAGGTTGATAGGTCTTcgagtcaggaatccaacaaaattgagtttttatcaAATGAAGTTCTCTAGCTCAAGATATCCAAGTAGGAATGGctgaaggtcaacattggcaggaTGTGAGATTTGTCTTTAAATGCTACGATTTCcatgctctcttttttttcttgccatatatgtatagaaaagcatggatgttagctttctaatgctactagaatcacttcatttcgacctctaAAGCTCAAGCTTTGCACAAAATATCAATCAGAGGTCAAATCTGTCAATTAtgttcaatttatttctttttgaatcttacatccaaaaataccttcaaaacataaaacaaagaatatcaagacattatatatataaaatataggcAAAATATTATGTAATCGTAGGTAAAACTATTGAATAGTATGGTTGCATCATAATCATAACCCGTAGATGCATCCTAAATAATAGAGTGGGCATGCTTGAACAACGATTATGTTAGGACAAGATAGATAGATTGTGCATTTAATACAAATCACAGTGCATAAACCGACTCTTCTAGAAAACAGACAACCAATCGCACCAACTTGTAGGCTCGTTGATGCAACCCTCTACTCTAAGATACCCAAGTGACACCCATAAAACTGAGCTTAACAACCAACCACACCAGGTTCCAGCCATGCTGAAGCAAGCCTCAACTGCCAAGATACCCAAGAGATAAATTCATGAAAGCTGATGCGTAAGCCAACCCCAAGAATCAAACACAAAAGGATTGTGAGAGCCTAAAAATAGATATGCCTACTGTAAACCACAAtagtcaagaaaacaaaaaggttgAATCCAAACAAGGATGCCTCGCAACGCAcaattatacaattttttttttcttatatactaTGCACTtactccttttcctttttatcaaCTGATCTGGCTCACAAAAAGATGAGAGTTGGAAAAAACCAGAACCAAAGTGGCAAAAAAAGGATAGAATAATCAGTCTTTATTCTATACTGCATTGGTTTTCAACCAACTAAAACAAAGGATAGAATAATCATTCAACTATTAAAATCCACAGTCAAAAGCTCTCACACAAAGCTGATCTCTTATactgtataataataatatcataataagAAATGTGAACAAACATAAAAAGAGAGACTCTTTCGCGGcgtcaaatataaaaaagatgactCTTCCTTTATTTCATTCGTGcttgataaatattaaagtcaACACTATTTTCCCGTGGGAGAAACACACCTCAAATAACTGGTTTCTAATTATATTATGAGTTAAtactattttgtattttgactTAGTAAAGTTTGCTTGTCGATAGTATGAAATCTAAAGAAGAAAGATAACAGTAAAATGGAGAGTAATAAAATATCAACtcatttgtaataataaaaagtagttCATAAATGGTCAGTTGCAACAATTAATTGTTATCAGGTCGAAAGAAGCAACATCAGGTGGAGACCAAAATGGTGATAAAGGAACGGTGTCAAATTGGGACCAATACTGGCAATGCCAATAAGAATGCTAGCTGCTGCAACTAGAGAGCCTCCTCTATGAGTTTTTTAGTGAGAGCTTTGGGGAGTCCCATCACGCTATCAGTTGTCCCCACCTGcacaaaataccaaaaatctTGATGCATGTTACGATAAAAGgaataagaaaacaattagTCAATGGAAGATTCAATATCAGTTATCCAGGTCCTTATCCAGCTAAATAGTTTGTGGTTTTAAGTATCTAATATCCATACGTGATTTCCCTGGGATCAAGGGTAGAAAGGACAGTCAGTCTAATTATAAACTCATTTCTTACTTTGAATAACAGTACATATTTTACTCAATTGCAAGTTCTTCAAATGTATCATGTCTGGTTATCTAGGCTCCAAGGGATGCAGCCAATTGCAAAATAGACAAATCATATAGTAGTAAACCGGTTGCGCAGTTTCAGTTTAAAATCTAAAAGCATCAATCACTTCATGAAAGGACTAGCTCGGGACACTATAGTACATGCTTGTCCCTGCATCAAATGTTCCACTCTATGCGTCCTCCGTTACCATTTGTCCTATTACATATTGCACAGGGATTAGAAAACCCACCACTTCTTTAATGTAGGGCAATACCAAAGGATGCTCAATTATTAGCCCCCCGGCAACTCTGAGCACAATTCCCTCTTCAATCTGTGGAAtgcatgaaagaaaacaaaaggaaataaatatagCTAGCCATTTCCATCAATGATATAACTTCACGAGAAAACTAAGTTTTACCAGCTTCTCAATGACTTCATCTGGTATTTCGTGGAAATAGATCTGTAGGGCATCACAACTTAACAGTTAGTCATTGGTAGATATCATCAGGTTAGAGAAACTATTACAAAGTGTTTCATCATTATGTATCTGTCTAATCACTGTATCATCTATGTGTTCTGCTATTGGCATCAGCATGGTAGTCATTCAGGTTGTTCTAAGCAGAAAACCTTGGCcactattaattaaaaaaaaaaaaaaaaaaaaagcaaatagcaccTCCACTCTGTCCCATTCTCCTTTCCTGAATCCAGTTTTAAGATTTGTGACAAGAACTGATCCCACAGTTGCGGCATGTCCCCCAGAATACCCTGCActtcatgtaaataaataaagaaagcaaTGGGAGAGTAAAAGGCATGGAAAGAGAGTTGACAGAATGCTGAGCAAACCTTTTATAAATTCCCATGCTTCTTCCTTGCTGGCTGGCTTTTCCCTGATCACACCTTCATAGACTACCACCTTCAAATTGATGACAATAGCAGTTAGAAGTAAcagaacaaatatatttttacatgcaGTGAAAGATCCTGTTGATTTCTAGCTACAAGTATGCATGCAAAACCAGTTCGTGGATGGATGGGGTAGGAATAGTAGGAGAGATGGCACTTCCTCAACTGATGATAAAGAATTGGCCTCTAAAATACATCACTATTTAAAGTATAGAATCTCTCGTCTGATTTCCAGATTACACAACCAAACTTGTACACCACAAAGAATATTCATTACCACAAAAAGAAGCTCACATATTACAAAATACTTGTCCCATCTACAGATACAGTTCActgaaaataattatcatttatacCTTATTAGTTTTCCTTTCTTGAAATACTATGCAATAGCCTTTTCTTTACAAGGCTCACATGTAtgccaaaaaaatgaaatacaaaTGACTAAATCAGGAAGAAAAGTATATCAATATATACTTGATCTGCAGTAATTAACAATGTTGGTTCAGCATCCTTAGTGTAGTCACTGATTGGGAGCTTTTGCAAAATAGTGTCAGCCTGACAAGAAGTTTTCACCAACTAAGGTAAGCACCAGAGTCCACACTAAAATAAGCCAAAAGTATTGAGGCAACAACAATAGAGAGAAGGATGACAAGGTAAATAATGTCAAATTACCAACAGCATCATTGGCAAAAAATGGTGCACGCAAAAATACTGAAAACAATAAACAGAATGAATCAAGTAGCATCCAGCAGCCTAAGCAGGATTGGAAAGGCATGAGGACTATTAGAGAATCCACTACAACCATGTGATTGCAATGGTCGAAAAAAgggtgttaagaaaaaaaacacaggttCATCTATAATATTTGCATGATCTGACCCGACGCAACCCATCAAGATCAGATAATGTGAATATTATAGATGATAGTgagttaagaaaaaattaaaaaatggataTTACAAGGCGGGTGACAGGTTGGGATTTTTGAAACCCTATCAACTTGTATACCTTATACAAGCAGTATAAATACTCTCTCAATTTCTTAATCTCTTTCACCGCTCAGCCTCTTATTCTCTCATCTCCCTCTCAACCTGTATACCCTAAAAATACACTGTAACATCCTCTGACCAccgttttaataaataaaaccacCAATCTCTTCCTCTCATCCTTATAACCAAAAGCCTAACTCAATATTGACAACCTCTACCTTACCCCTGTCAATCaaaccttcaaaaaaaaaaaatcaaaaccctaacaaTAAACTTACTTAGGTCAAATTTCTCTCTTTCAGGTTTCAAGCATTGCATGCAACATTTTGTAAGTATATTTCTCCTCTCGTGGTATCTAAAGATCAATGAGGAGTTCCACGTAGCACAAAGGTTGTCTTTGTCTTCAATGATAACGTTTTCTCACTTTTTGGATCTAAAGCAACTCCCATGAATCAAAGCAAAGGCTTGAGAATGGCTAGTATTTGTCTGTTGTATTGGCTGAAAGATTACAACTTTGGTATGCTTCCTTTTTCCTAATTGCAAATGTGAATATATATTGCATCATTAAATCCATATTGTGCTCCTAGTACTTCGGTTAAAATTGAAACCCTTCAGAGGTTAATAAAATTTCTCAAGAACTAGTATGTTGTCATACCTTTAGGATTCAGTATTGTCGTGGTTGTTCAACCTGTGGATATCTATAATATCCACAAAAATTTTTGTCCAGCCCAATATATTCAACCCGCTCAGATGCCAAAAACAATTCGAATGGGTCGGATttacaatttataaaatattaaaagttgagTTAGATATAATTACGAGTTCAAACCCAACCCAATCCATGAACAACCCTCAAACATTCCAAACATACACATACATTTGAGGATTTTCT from Populus alba chromosome 14, ASM523922v2, whole genome shotgun sequence includes:
- the LOC118035717 gene encoding uncharacterized protein isoform X1, with protein sequence MDAIPSFKLILGSASFSRRKILEEMGYEFTISTADIDEKSIREEKPEDLVMTLAEAKADAIIANLRTTTMNNQQDKDEEPTILVAADTADTILQKLPISDYTKDAEPTLLITADQVVVYEGVIREKPASKEEAWEFIKGYSGGHAATVGSVLVTNLKTGFRKGEWDRVEIYFHEIPDEVIEKLIEEGIVLRVAGGLIIEHPLVLPYIKEVVGTTDSVMGLPKALTKKLIEEAL
- the LOC118035717 gene encoding uncharacterized protein isoform X2; protein product: MDAIPSFKLILGSASFSRRKILEEMGYEFTISTADIDEKSIREEKPEDLVMTLAEAKADAIIANLRTTTMNNQQDKDEEPTILVAADTVVVYEGVIREKPASKEEAWEFIKGYSGGHAATVGSVLVTNLKTGFRKGEWDRVEIYFHEIPDEVIEKLIEEGIVLRVAGGLIIEHPLVLPYIKEVVGTTDSVMGLPKALTKKLIEEAL
- the LOC118035717 gene encoding uncharacterized protein isoform X3, with the protein product MDAIPSFKLILGSASFSRRKILEEMGYEFTISTADIDEKSIREEKPEDLVMTLAEAKADTILQKLPISDYTKDAEPTLLITADQVVVYEGVIREKPASKEEAWEFIKGYSGGHAATVGSVLVTNLKTGFRKGEWDRVEIYFHEIPDEVIEKLIEEGIVLRVAGGLIIEHPLVLPYIKEVVGTTDSVMGLPKALTKKLIEEAL